One region of Wyeomyia smithii strain HCP4-BCI-WySm-NY-G18 chromosome 3, ASM2978416v1, whole genome shotgun sequence genomic DNA includes:
- the LOC129731077 gene encoding vitelline membrane protein 15a-1-like translates to MYKFIVLAVLAAVVGSLADYAPPKYEAPKYEAPKYEAPKYHAPAPAHHGGYHAPAPAYHAPAPAHYAPVAHHAAPVKCGANLLVGCAPSVAHVPCVPSYGGYGGHGGHAYGHSHVGSPHRSADSEAFESFE, encoded by the coding sequence ATGTACAAGTTCATCGTTTTGGCAGTGCTCGCAGCCGTCGTCGGTAGCCTGGCCGATTACGCACCCCCGAAGTATGAAGCACCGAAATACGAAGCACCAAAGTACGAAGCCCCGAAGTATCACGCACCGGCTCCAGCTCATCATGGCGGTTACCACGCTCCAGCACCAGCTTACCATGCTCCCGCTCCAGCACACTACGCCCCGGTTGCCCACCATGCCGCTCCAGTAAAGTGCGGCGCCAATCTGCTGGTAGGATGCGCACCAAGCGTAGCCCACGTGCCCTGCGTCCCATCGTACGGTGGATACGGTGGTCACGGTGGACACGCATACGGACACAGCCACGTCGGTAGCCCACACCGAAGTGCCGATTCCGAGGCATTCGAATCCTTTGAGTAA